The Glycine max cultivar Williams 82 chromosome 6 unlocalized genomic scaffold, Glycine_max_v4.0 Gm06_scaffold_301, whole genome shotgun sequence genome contains the following window.
ATCATGCTTTAAGATCAGCTCAACACCATCTCAAAAACCATGTTGGCTCATTCTCTCAGGCTAACAAGCTTTCTTCTACTGCTATGATCTCCACAACACTAAAACATGAGAAGGCAAAGCAATCAGAGGAGTCCTTCAGAACTGTCA
Protein-coding sequences here:
- the LOC100778894 gene encoding uncharacterized protein, with product MSSGIRAWSVAASVGVVEALKDQGICRWNHALRSAQHHLKNHVGSFSQANKLSSTAMISTTLKHEKAKQSEESFRTVMYLSCWGPN